A genomic region of Antennarius striatus isolate MH-2024 chromosome 2, ASM4005453v1, whole genome shotgun sequence contains the following coding sequences:
- the grip2b gene encoding glutamate receptor-interacting protein 2 isoform X4 gives MRGGFHEDWRRSRPLMVTYIRPGGPADREGTLRAGDRLLSIDGMPLNKEKHADALTTLMQSGQEALFLIEYDVSVMEAVQQASGPLLVEIVKSPSSSLGISLTTTVYRSKQVIIIDKIKPASVVERCGALHVGDILLSIDGTSTEHCSLMEATQLLASTTDTVKLEILPASQSRYPVRLHDTVKVQKSNHHWDQSSSYCQPPHASHSKTWSSPSHPHNQHDYCKSLVSGGFSPSSTATSGFSSQGSNTLPCPGPPIAPSSPRCSTGKRRTRKKDHKSSLSLASSSVGPGGQVFHVETSEVVLRGDPLTGFGVQLQGGVFATETLSAPPVIRFIEPDSPAERCGLLQVGDRLLSINGIPTEDGTLEEAHQLLRDSALSNKVTVEIEFDVAESVVPSSGTFHVKLPKRRGVELGITISASKKPGQPLVISDIRKGSIAHRTGTLEPGDRLLAIDSVRLENCTMEDAMHVLQQAEDMVKLRIQKDEDNIDELEMSGSIIYTVELKRYNGPLGITISGTEEPFDPIVISGLTKKGLAERTGAIHIGDRVLAINGVSLKGKPLSEAIHLLQMAGESVTLKIKKQADQSDGQQPADREAGFLSDTEDELTDFHKTSKHSEVYSTTVPSVDSAMSSWDSSAFDAGYSSQGAYLHKASDILINPNDWRRAKPRSESSSSAGGLIHHTTLYDGRFTEDEWDKIPGFISPPRCNGTLNQEDSFWSQALQDLETCGQAEILRELEASMTGSALSLYLEETKTNEDSMFESEISPIKSEGIHGNAKTKSNLNVLAEARHIPSCGKGDLSDVFSPTTLELHKVTIKKDLESRDFGFSVSDGLLEKGVYVNMIRPDGPADHAGLKPFDRILQVNRVRTRDLDCCLTVPLIIEAGDALDLVISRNPLAALDPGLPADRDDPSNSQFCFPERRTNSIAL, from the exons ATGAGAG GAGGCTTCCACGAGGACTGGCGCAGGTCGCGACCCCTGATGGTCACGTACATCCGACCTGGAGGACCTGCTGACAG GGAGGGCACTTTGAGGGCCGGGGACCGGCTGTTGAGCATCGATGGGATGCCTCTAAACAAAGAGAAGCACGCCGATGCTTTGACCACGCTGATGCAGAGCGGCCAGGAAGCACTGTTCCTGATTGAGTATGACGTTTCCGTCATGG AGGCAGTGCAGCAAGCCTCAGgccctctgctggtggagaTCGTGAAGAGTCCGTCCTCCAGCCTGGGGATCAGCCTCACCACCACCGTGTACCGGAGCAAACAGGTCATCATCATCGACAAGATCAAACCGGCCAGCGTGGTGGAGAG GTGTGGGGCTCTGCACGTGGGGGACATCCTTCTGTCCATAGACGGGACCAGCACAGAGCACTGCTCGCTGATGGAGGCCACGCAGCTGCTGGCCAGCACCACAGACACAGTCAAACTGGAGATTCTCCCGGCCAGTCAGAGCAGATATCCTGTCAGGCTGCACGACACAG TAAAAGTACAGAAGAGCAACCATCACTGGGACCAGAGCAGCAGCTACTGCCAGCCCCCACATGCCAGCCACAGCAAGACGTGGAGCAGCCCCAGCCACCCACACAACCAGCACGACTACTGCAAGT CCCTGGTGAGCGGCGGCTTCTCCCCTTCCTCCACAGCCACCTCAGGTTTCAGCAGCCAGGGGAGCAACACGCTGCCCTGCCCCGGCCCCCCCATCGCTCCCAGCAGCCCCCGCTGCTCCACTGGCAAGAGGAGGACCAGGAAGAAGGACCACAAGAGCTCAC TGTCTCTGGCGTCCAGCTCTGTCGGCCCTGGGGGGCAGGTTTTTCATGTGGAAACAAGCGAGGTCGTCCTGAGGGGGGATCCGCTCACAGGTTTTGGGGTCCAGCTGCAGGGGGGGGTCTTTGCCACGGAAACGCTGTCCGCTCCGCCGGTCATCCGCTTCATCGAGCCCGACAGCCCCGCTGAGAG GTGTGGGCTGCTGCAGGTTGGAGACAGACTTTTGTCCATCAATGGGATCCCGACTGAAGATGGAACTTTGGAGGAAGCCCATCAGCTGCTCCGAGACTCCGCTCTCTCCAATAAAGTCACTGTGGAGATTGAGTTTGATGTTGCAG AGTCCGTGGTTCCCAGCAGTGGAACCTTCCACGTTAAACTACCTAAGAGAAGAGGAGTGGAGCTGGGCATCACCATCAGTG CAAGTAAGAAACCTGGCCAGCCCCTTGTCATCTCTGACATCAGGAAAGGAAGCATAGCACATAG AACAGGCACTCTGGAGCCCGGAGACAGGCTGCTGGCCATCGACAGCGTACGTCTGGAAAACTGCACCATGGAGGACGCCATGCACGTCCTGCAGCAGGCCGAAGACATGGTCAAACTCAGAATCCAGAAAGATGAGGACAACATTG ATGAGTTGGAGATGTCGGGCTCCATAATTTATACCGTGGAGCTGAAGAGGTATAATGGGCCTTTAGGAATCACCATCTCTGGCACAGAGGAGCCCTTTGACCCCATTGTCATATCAGGCCTCACCAAAAAGGGCCTCGCAGAGAG GACCGGGGCCATCCACATAGGGGACCGGGTCTTGGCCATTAATGGGGTCAGCCTGAAAGGAAAACCTCTGAGTGAAGCCATCCATCTCCTCCAGATGGCCGGGGAGTCCGTTACTCTCAAGATCAAGAAACAAGCTGATC AGTCTGACGGCCAGCAGCCTGCGGACAGAGAAGCTGGCTTTCTAAGTGACACCGAGGATGAACTGACAGATTTCCACAAGACCAGTAAACACTCTGAGGTGTATTCCACCACTGTTCCCAGCGTCGACTCCGCCATGAGCTCCTGGGATAGCTCAGCGTTTGACGCGGGCTACAGCAGCCAAG GTGCATATCTTCACAAAGCATCGGATATATTGATCAATCCGAACGATTGGCGACGTGCAAAGCCCAGGAGCGAAAGCAGCTCCAGTGCAGGGGGGCTGATTCATCACACAACGCTGTATGATGGAAGATTCACTGAGGATGAGTGGGATAAGATACCCGG ATTCATCAGCCCCCCTCGTTGCAACGGCACGCTGAACCAGGAGGACAGCTTCTGGTCCCAGGCTCTGCAAGACCTTGAGACCTGTGGCCAAGCAGAGATTCTCAGGGAGCTGGAG GCATCAATGACCGGCAGCGCTCTGAGTTTATATCTAGAGGAGACTAAGACCAATGAAGACTCCATGTTTGAGTCTGAAATCAGTCCCATTAAGAGCGAGGGAATCCACGGCAACGCCAAGACCAAAAGCAACCTGAACGTGTTGGCTGAAGCCAGACACATACCATCCTGTGGAAAAGGGGATCTCTCTGATGTTTTCTCCCCCACCACCTTGGAGTTGCACAAG GTGACCATAAAGAAGGACCTTGAGAGCCGAGACTTTGGTTTCAGCGTATCCGACGGGCTGCTGGAAAAAGGGGTTTATGTCAACATGATCCGCCCGGACGGCCCCGCTGACCACGCAGGGTTAAAACCTTTCGACCGCATTCTTCAG GTGAATCGGGTCCGGACCAGGGACTTggactgttgtctaactgtgcCCCTAATTATAGAGGCAGGAGACGCTCTGGACTTGGTCATTAGCAGGAATCCGCTGGCGGCGCTGGACCCTGGGCTGCCCGCTGACCGTGATGACCCCTCCAATTCCCAGTTTTGTTTTCCAGAGCGCAGAACCAACAGCATCGCCCTGTGA